A single region of the Anaerolineales bacterium genome encodes:
- a CDS encoding BON domain-containing protein: MPTDEKIKKDVTDHLYWDYRVDASEVQIEVDDGIVVLDGTVPSFVAMESAADDAWSVRGVMGVENDLEVRYEPSIDIPTDDEIRSNIQKIFLWNPHLTAYKIDVEVEDGWVTLEGTVDAFWKKIRSELEAKDVIGVLGVTNKLSVVPTESITDESIAENVVDAIDRDVRVRVEDINVEVEMGEVTLTGNVPSWSAKTAAYSSALYTNGVIDVVDKLIVNP, encoded by the coding sequence ATGCCAACAGATGAAAAGATTAAAAAGGATGTAACGGATCATTTGTACTGGGATTACCGCGTGGACGCTTCCGAAGTCCAAATCGAAGTAGACGACGGGATCGTTGTACTCGACGGCACCGTTCCGAGTTTTGTGGCCATGGAATCTGCGGCCGACGATGCCTGGAGCGTACGTGGTGTAATGGGCGTAGAAAACGATCTCGAGGTCAGGTACGAGCCCTCGATTGACATTCCTACGGACGATGAGATTCGGAGCAACATTCAGAAGATTTTTCTCTGGAATCCCCATCTAACGGCTTACAAAATCGACGTTGAGGTCGAGGACGGTTGGGTAACCCTGGAAGGAACGGTGGATGCATTTTGGAAGAAGATCCGATCAGAACTGGAAGCGAAGGACGTGATCGGTGTACTCGGTGTAACGAACAAACTGTCCGTCGTCCCCACAGAATCGATCACCGATGAAAGTATCGCGGAAAACGTCGTCGACGCCATCGACCGCGATGTACGTGTGCGAGTCGAAGACATTAACGTCGAAGTCGAGATGGGCGAAGTGACCCTTACAGGAAACGTGCCCTCATGGTCGGCGAAGACGGCCGCGTACAGTTCGGCGCTTTACACCAACGGCGTTATCGACGTCGTGGATAAATTAATCGTCAATCCATGA